A genome region from Macaca fascicularis isolate 582-1 chromosome 3, T2T-MFA8v1.1 includes the following:
- the CCDC136 gene encoding coiled-coil domain-containing protein 136 isoform X4, producing the protein MEAGAGAGAGAAGWSCPGPGPTVTTLGSYEASEGCERKKGQRWGSLERRGMQAMEGEVLLPALYEEEEEEEEEEEEVEEEEEQVQKGGSVGSLSVNKHRGLSLTETELEELRAQVLQLVAELEETRELAGQHEDDSLELQGLLEDERLASAQQAEVFTKQIQQLQGELRSLREEISLLEHEKESELKEIERELHLAQAEIQSLRQAAEDSATEHESDIASLQEDLCRMQNELEDMERIRGDYEMEIASLRAEMEMKSSEPSSSLGLSDYSGLQEELQELRERYHFLNEEYRALQESNSSLTGQLADLESERTQRATERWLESQTLSMTSAESQTSEMDFLEPDPEMQLLRQQLRDAEEQMHGMKNKCQELCCELEELQHHRQVSEEEQRRLQRELKCAQNEVLRFQTSHSVTQNEELKSRLCTLQKKYDTSQDEQNELLKMQLQLQAELRQLKVMKSTLVEKQSEKELLCRLQKLQLQHQNVTCEKEKLLERQQQLQEELQCHEAELQHLRDTVASFKESSEKNTETHAQLQEMKQLYQASKDELERQKHMYDQLEQDLLLCQLELKELKASQPSPEDKGKCANKCDTLLSRLTELQEKYKASQKEMGQLQMEQCELLEDQRRMQEEQGQLQEELHRLTLPLPKSGLLLKSQELLTKLEDLCELQLLYQGMQEEQKKLIQNQDCVLKEQLEIHEELRRFKESHFQEVLENPDDSKLAKSSKYNRNKQSKLLMEQMQALQVLYEASQAEQELLQQEQGRLLEERKRLQADLQLCLEEMQLLQVQSPSIKMSLESYGKSYGSMAPSNENCRKTYDTTVDDNESYNKSYASTQTSSESFLKSYDSSTSASEAYGKSYCTTSDSSITYKKSYGSTSSSDTCQKSFVSSCTDEEPAEPEDMEHFEEMVAKVLIKLQAVQAMYQISQEEHSQLQEQMEKLLAKQKDLKEELDACEREFKECMECLEKPVAPQNDKNEIKELQTKLRELQLQYQASMDEQGRLLVVQEQLEGQLQCCQEELRQLREKRPSVVKEARGKNANKNMNKNANGVKMKKVIKPCSDTSESDFETRKSLEVVLYYKASQRKLDGLAKEEEKKEEMKEEKKEEVKEEAKEQCGDELVAEPADPGEAKSTEDQEENEEDKEQEEKEEDSEEEEDDIDSSLESPEENNPLRLSESKKR; encoded by the exons ATGGAGGCGGGCGCCGGAGCCGGCGCGGGAGCCGCGGGCTGGAGCTGCCCGGGACCAG GACCCACAGTGACCACTCTAGGCTCCTATGAGGCCTCTGAGGGCTGTGAGAGGAAGAAGGGCCAACGCTGGGGCTCCCTGGAACGACGAGGGATGCAAGCTATGGAGG GGGAGGTGTTACTCCCAGCTCTctatgaagaggaagaagaagaagaagaggaggaagaagaggtggaagaagaagaagagcaaGTGCAGAAAGGTGGCAGTGTTGGCTCTCTGTCAGTCAACAAGCACCGGGGACTGAGCCTCACGGAGACAGAGCTGGAGGAGCTGCGGGCTCAGGTGCTGCAGCTGGTGGCAGAACTGGAGGAGACCCGGGAACTGGCAGGGCAGCATGAGGACGACTCCCTGGAGCTACAGG GGCTCCTGGAGGATGAACGGCTAGCCAGcgcccagcaggcagaggtgtTCACCAAGCAGATTCAGCAGCTCCAAG GTGAGCTGCGTTCTCTGCGTGAGGAGATTTCCCTGTTAGAGCATGAGAAAGAAAGCGAACTTAAGGAAATAGAACGGGAATTGCATTTGGCCCAGGCTGAGATCCAGAGTCTGCGGCAAGCAGCAGAGGATTCTGCAACTGAACATGAGAGTGACATAGCGTCCCTGCAGGAGGATCTCTGCAGGATGCAGAATGAACTTGAAGACATGGAACGCATTCGGGGAGATTACGAGATGGAGATTGCCTCCCTCCGTGcagaaatggaaatgaagagCTCTGAACCATCCAGTAGTTTAGGTCTCTCAGATTACTCTGGGTTGCAAG AAGAACTGCAGGAGCTGCGGGAACGCTACCATTTCCTGAATGAGGAATACCGGGCCCTGCAGGAGAGCAACAGCAGCCTCACTGGGCAGCTTGCAGATCTGGAGAGTGAGAG GACACAGAGAGCAACAGAGAGATGGCTGGAGTCCCAAACACTAAGTATGACGTCGGCAGAGTCTCAGACTTCGGAAATGGATTTCTTAGAGCCTGATCCTGAAATGCAGCTGTTACGGCAGCAGCTACGGGATGCTGAAGAGCAGATGCATGGCATGAAGAACAAG TGTCAGGAATTGTGTTGTGAGTTGGAAGAGCTACAGCATCATCGCCAGGTCAGTGAGGAGGAGCAGAGGCGGCTGCAGAGGGAGCTCAAGTGTGCTCAGAATGAGGTGCTTCGGTTTCAGACCTCCCACAGTGTCACTCAG AATGAGGAGCTGAAGTCCAGACTCTGTACCCTGCAGAAAAAATATGATACTAGCCAGGATGAGCAGAACGAGCTCTTGAAGATGCAGCTGCAACTTCAGGCTGAGCTCCGGCAGCTCAAAGTCATGAAATCCACACTTGTAGAAAAGCAGAGTGAGAAG GAGTTACTGTGCCGGCTGCAGAAGCTGCAGCTCCAGCACCAGAACGTCACATGTGAGAAGGAAAAGCTGCTGGAAcggcagcagcagctgcaggaggAGCTGCAGTGCCATGAGGCGGAGCTGCAGCACCTCAGGGATACGGTGGCCTCCTTCAAAGAGAGCAGTGAGAAG AACACAGAGACGCACGCTCAGCTTCAGGAGATGAAGCAGCTGTACCAGGCCAGCAAGGACGAGCTGGAGCGGCAGAAGCACATGTATGACCAGCTGGAGCAGGACCTCCTGCTCTGCCAGCTGGAGTTGAAAGAGCTCAAGGCCTCCCAGCCCAGTCCGGAGGACAAAGGAAAGTGTGCTAACAAG TGTGACACACTGCTGTCCAGACTGACAGAATTGCAGGAAAAGTACAAGGCCAGCCAGAAGGAGATGGGGCAGCTGCAGATGGAGCAGTGTGAGCTCCTGGAGGACCAGAGGAGGATGCAGGAGGAGCAGGGCCAGCTGCAGGAAGAGCTGCACAGGCTCACACTGCCACTGCCCAAGAGTGGCCTCTTACTCAAG AGTCAGGAGCTACTCACCAAGTTAGAAGACCTGTGTGAGCTGCAGCTGCTCTACCAAGGCATGCAGGAGGAACAGAAGAAGCTGATACAGAACCAGGACTGTGTATTAAAAGAACAATTAGAGATCCACGAAGAGCTGCGACGTTTCAAAGAGTCTCATTTCCAGGAAGTGCTGGAGAATCCCGATGATTCCAAattggctaagtcctcaaaataTAATCGAAACAAG caaTCCAAGCTGCTCATGGAGCAGATGCAGGCCCTGCAGGTGCTGTATGAGGCCAGTCAGGCGGAGCAGGAGCTCTTGCAGCAAGAGCAAGGGAGGCTCCTAGAGGAGCGGAAGAGACTGCAGGCAGACTTGCAGCTCTGCCTGGAAGAAATGCAGCTGCTTCAAGTCCAGTCCCCTTCTATAAAAATGAGCCTTGAGTCCTACGGGAAGAGCTATGGTAGCATGGCCCCCAGCAATGAGAACTGCCGTAAGACTTATGATACCACTGTGGATGACAATGAGAGCTATAACAAGAGTTACGCCAGCACCCAGACCAGCAGCGAGAGCTTTCTCAAGAGCTATGACAGCAGCACCAGTGCCAGTGAGGCCTATGGAAAGAGTTACTGCACTACTAGCGACAGCAGCATTACCTATAAGAAGAGTTACGGCAGCACCAGTAGCTCTGACACCTGCCAGAAGAGTTTTGTCAGCAGCTGCACTGACGAGGAACCTGCTGAGCCTGAAGACATGGAG CACTTTGAGGAAATGGTTGCGAAGGTGCTGATCAAGCTGCAGGCGGTGCAGGCCATGTACCAGATAAGCCAGGAGGAACACAGCCAGCTGCAAGAGCAGATGGAAAAGTTACTGGCCAAGCAGAAAGACCTGAAGGAAGAGCTGGATGCCTGTGAAAGGGAGTTCAAGGAGTGCATGGAATGCCTTGAAAAGCCCGTGGCCCCCCAGAACGACAAGAATGAG ATCAAAGAACTGCAGACCAAGCTGCGAGAACTGCAGCTGCAATACCAGGCTAGCATGGATGAGCAGGGGCGGCTTCTGGTAGTGCAAGAGCAGCTGGAGGGGCAGCTGCAGTGCTGCCAGGAGGAGCTCCGCCAGCTCAGGGAGAAGAGGCCCTCTGTTGTCAAAGAAGCCCGGGGGAAGAATGCTAATAAGAACATGAACAAGAACGCCAATGGGGTTAAAATGAAAAAGGTGATCAAGCCGTGCTCGGATACTTCTGAGAGTGACTTTGAGACCAGAAAG AGTCTGGAGGTGGTGCTGTACTACAAAGCCAGCCAGAGGAAATTAGATGGACTagcaaaagaggaggaaaagaaagaggagatgaaagaggaaaaaaaggaggaagtgaAAGAGGAAGCAAAGGAGCAGTGTGGGGATGAGCTAGTTGCTGAGCCAGCAGATCCTGGGGAAGCTAAATCCACAGAAGATCAGGAGGAAAATGAAGAGGACAAAGagcaagaggagaaggaagaagacagtgaagaggaggaagatgacATTGACTCTTCCCTTGAAAGTCCTGAAGAAAACAACCCCCTCAGACTTTCCGAGAGTAAAAAG
- the CCDC136 gene encoding coiled-coil domain-containing protein 136 isoform X8, translating to MEAGAGAGAGAAGWSCPGPGPTVTTLGSYEASEGCERKKGQRWGSLERRGMQAMEGEVLLPALYEEEEEEEEEEEEVEEEEEQVQKGGSVGSLSVNKHRGLSLTETELEELRAQVLQLVAELEETRELAGQHEDDSLELQGLLEDERLASAQQAEVFTKQIQQLQGELRSLREEISLLEHEKESELKEIERELHLAQAEIQSLRQAAEDSATEHESDIASLQEDLCRMQNELEDMERIRGDYEMEIASLRAEMEMKSSEPSSSLGLSDYSGLQEELQELRERYHFLNEEYRALQESNSSLTGQLADLESERTQRATERWLESQTLSMTSAESQTSEMDFLEPDPEMQLLRQQLRDAEEQMHGMKNKCQELCCELEELQHHRQVSEEEQRRLQRELKCAQNEVLRFQTSHSVTQCDTLLSRLTELQEKYKASQKEMGQLQMEQCELLEDQRRMQEEQGQLQEELHRLTLPLPKSGLLLKSQELLTKLEDLCELQLLYQGMQEEQKKLIQNQDCVLKEQLEIHEELRRFKESHFQEVLENPDDSKLAKSSKYNRNKQSKLLMEQMQALQVLYEASQAEQELLQQEQGRLLEERKRLQADLQLCLEEMQLLQVQSPSIKMSLESYGKSYGSMAPSNENCRKTYDTTVDDNESYNKSYASTQTSSESFLKSYDSSTSASEAYGKSYCTTSDSSITYKKSYGSTSSSDTCQKSFVSSCTDEEPAEPEDMEHFEEMVAKVLIKLQAVQAMYQISQEEHSQLQEQMEKLLAKQKDLKEELDACEREFKECMECLEKPVAPQNDKNEIKELQTKLRELQLQYQASMDEQGRLLVVQEQLEGQLQCCQEELRQLREKRPSVVKEARGKNANKNMNKNANGVKMKKVIKPCSDTSESDFETRKSLEVVLYYKASQRKLDGLAKEEEKKEEMKEEKKEEVKEEAKEQCGDELVAEPADPGEAKSTEDQEENEEDKEQEEKEEDSEEEEDDIDSSLESPEENNPLRLSESKKSSPTPDPPIFSLPLVGLVVISALLWCWWAETSS from the exons ATGGAGGCGGGCGCCGGAGCCGGCGCGGGAGCCGCGGGCTGGAGCTGCCCGGGACCAG GACCCACAGTGACCACTCTAGGCTCCTATGAGGCCTCTGAGGGCTGTGAGAGGAAGAAGGGCCAACGCTGGGGCTCCCTGGAACGACGAGGGATGCAAGCTATGGAGG GGGAGGTGTTACTCCCAGCTCTctatgaagaggaagaagaagaagaagaggaggaagaagaggtggaagaagaagaagagcaaGTGCAGAAAGGTGGCAGTGTTGGCTCTCTGTCAGTCAACAAGCACCGGGGACTGAGCCTCACGGAGACAGAGCTGGAGGAGCTGCGGGCTCAGGTGCTGCAGCTGGTGGCAGAACTGGAGGAGACCCGGGAACTGGCAGGGCAGCATGAGGACGACTCCCTGGAGCTACAGG GGCTCCTGGAGGATGAACGGCTAGCCAGcgcccagcaggcagaggtgtTCACCAAGCAGATTCAGCAGCTCCAAG GTGAGCTGCGTTCTCTGCGTGAGGAGATTTCCCTGTTAGAGCATGAGAAAGAAAGCGAACTTAAGGAAATAGAACGGGAATTGCATTTGGCCCAGGCTGAGATCCAGAGTCTGCGGCAAGCAGCAGAGGATTCTGCAACTGAACATGAGAGTGACATAGCGTCCCTGCAGGAGGATCTCTGCAGGATGCAGAATGAACTTGAAGACATGGAACGCATTCGGGGAGATTACGAGATGGAGATTGCCTCCCTCCGTGcagaaatggaaatgaagagCTCTGAACCATCCAGTAGTTTAGGTCTCTCAGATTACTCTGGGTTGCAAG AAGAACTGCAGGAGCTGCGGGAACGCTACCATTTCCTGAATGAGGAATACCGGGCCCTGCAGGAGAGCAACAGCAGCCTCACTGGGCAGCTTGCAGATCTGGAGAGTGAGAG GACACAGAGAGCAACAGAGAGATGGCTGGAGTCCCAAACACTAAGTATGACGTCGGCAGAGTCTCAGACTTCGGAAATGGATTTCTTAGAGCCTGATCCTGAAATGCAGCTGTTACGGCAGCAGCTACGGGATGCTGAAGAGCAGATGCATGGCATGAAGAACAAG TGTCAGGAATTGTGTTGTGAGTTGGAAGAGCTACAGCATCATCGCCAGGTCAGTGAGGAGGAGCAGAGGCGGCTGCAGAGGGAGCTCAAGTGTGCTCAGAATGAGGTGCTTCGGTTTCAGACCTCCCACAGTGTCACTCAG TGTGACACACTGCTGTCCAGACTGACAGAATTGCAGGAAAAGTACAAGGCCAGCCAGAAGGAGATGGGGCAGCTGCAGATGGAGCAGTGTGAGCTCCTGGAGGACCAGAGGAGGATGCAGGAGGAGCAGGGCCAGCTGCAGGAAGAGCTGCACAGGCTCACACTGCCACTGCCCAAGAGTGGCCTCTTACTCAAG AGTCAGGAGCTACTCACCAAGTTAGAAGACCTGTGTGAGCTGCAGCTGCTCTACCAAGGCATGCAGGAGGAACAGAAGAAGCTGATACAGAACCAGGACTGTGTATTAAAAGAACAATTAGAGATCCACGAAGAGCTGCGACGTTTCAAAGAGTCTCATTTCCAGGAAGTGCTGGAGAATCCCGATGATTCCAAattggctaagtcctcaaaataTAATCGAAACAAG caaTCCAAGCTGCTCATGGAGCAGATGCAGGCCCTGCAGGTGCTGTATGAGGCCAGTCAGGCGGAGCAGGAGCTCTTGCAGCAAGAGCAAGGGAGGCTCCTAGAGGAGCGGAAGAGACTGCAGGCAGACTTGCAGCTCTGCCTGGAAGAAATGCAGCTGCTTCAAGTCCAGTCCCCTTCTATAAAAATGAGCCTTGAGTCCTACGGGAAGAGCTATGGTAGCATGGCCCCCAGCAATGAGAACTGCCGTAAGACTTATGATACCACTGTGGATGACAATGAGAGCTATAACAAGAGTTACGCCAGCACCCAGACCAGCAGCGAGAGCTTTCTCAAGAGCTATGACAGCAGCACCAGTGCCAGTGAGGCCTATGGAAAGAGTTACTGCACTACTAGCGACAGCAGCATTACCTATAAGAAGAGTTACGGCAGCACCAGTAGCTCTGACACCTGCCAGAAGAGTTTTGTCAGCAGCTGCACTGACGAGGAACCTGCTGAGCCTGAAGACATGGAG CACTTTGAGGAAATGGTTGCGAAGGTGCTGATCAAGCTGCAGGCGGTGCAGGCCATGTACCAGATAAGCCAGGAGGAACACAGCCAGCTGCAAGAGCAGATGGAAAAGTTACTGGCCAAGCAGAAAGACCTGAAGGAAGAGCTGGATGCCTGTGAAAGGGAGTTCAAGGAGTGCATGGAATGCCTTGAAAAGCCCGTGGCCCCCCAGAACGACAAGAATGAG ATCAAAGAACTGCAGACCAAGCTGCGAGAACTGCAGCTGCAATACCAGGCTAGCATGGATGAGCAGGGGCGGCTTCTGGTAGTGCAAGAGCAGCTGGAGGGGCAGCTGCAGTGCTGCCAGGAGGAGCTCCGCCAGCTCAGGGAGAAGAGGCCCTCTGTTGTCAAAGAAGCCCGGGGGAAGAATGCTAATAAGAACATGAACAAGAACGCCAATGGGGTTAAAATGAAAAAGGTGATCAAGCCGTGCTCGGATACTTCTGAGAGTGACTTTGAGACCAGAAAG AGTCTGGAGGTGGTGCTGTACTACAAAGCCAGCCAGAGGAAATTAGATGGACTagcaaaagaggaggaaaagaaagaggagatgaaagaggaaaaaaaggaggaagtgaAAGAGGAAGCAAAGGAGCAGTGTGGGGATGAGCTAGTTGCTGAGCCAGCAGATCCTGGGGAAGCTAAATCCACAGAAGATCAGGAGGAAAATGAAGAGGACAAAGagcaagaggagaaggaagaagacagtgaagaggaggaagatgacATTGACTCTTCCCTTGAAAGTCCTGAAGAAAACAACCCCCTCAGACTTTCCGAGAGTAAAAAG
- the CCDC136 gene encoding coiled-coil domain-containing protein 136 isoform X12 yields MEAGAGAGAGAAGWSCPGPGPTVTTLGSYEASEGCERKKGQRWGSLERRGMQAMEGEVLLPALYEEEEEEEEEEEEVEEEEEQVQKGGSVGSLSVNKHRGLSLTETELEELRAQVLQLVAELEETRELAGQHEDDSLELQGLLEDERLASAQQAEVFTKQIQQLQGELRSLREEISLLEHEKESELKEIERELHLAQAEIQSLRQAAEDSATEHESDIASLQEDLCRMQNELEDMERIRGDYEMEIASLRAEMEMKSSEPSSSLGLSDYSGLQEELQELRERYHFLNEEYRALQESNSSLTGQLADLESERTQRATERWLESQTLSMTSAESQTSEMDFLEPDPEMQLLRQQLRDAEEQMHGMKNKCQELCCELEELQHHRQVSEEEQRRLQRELKCAQNEVLRFQTSHSVTQNEELKSRLCTLQKKYDTSQDEQNELLKMQLQLQAELRQLKVMKSTLVEKQSEKELLCRLQKLQLQHQNVTCEKEKLLERQQQLQEELQCHEAELQHLRDTVASFKESSEKNTETHAQLQEMKQLYQASKDELERQKHMYDQLEQDLLLCQLELKELKASQPSPEDKGKCANKCDTLLSRLTELQEKYKASQKEMGQLQMEQCELLEDQRRMQEEQGQLQEELHRLTLPLPKSGLLLKIKELQTKLRELQLQYQASMDEQGRLLVVQEQLEGQLQCCQEELRQLREKRPSVVKEARGKNANKNMNKNANGVKMKKVIKPCSDTSESDFETRKSLEVVLYYKASQRKLDGLAKEEEKKEEMKEEKKEEVKEEAKEQCGDELVAEPADPGEAKSTEDQEENEEDKEQEEKEEDSEEEEDDIDSSLESPEENNPLRLSESKKNMFGLWKPMVFLAIAAVALYVLPNMRQQESEFCLME; encoded by the exons ATGGAGGCGGGCGCCGGAGCCGGCGCGGGAGCCGCGGGCTGGAGCTGCCCGGGACCAG GACCCACAGTGACCACTCTAGGCTCCTATGAGGCCTCTGAGGGCTGTGAGAGGAAGAAGGGCCAACGCTGGGGCTCCCTGGAACGACGAGGGATGCAAGCTATGGAGG GGGAGGTGTTACTCCCAGCTCTctatgaagaggaagaagaagaagaagaggaggaagaagaggtggaagaagaagaagagcaaGTGCAGAAAGGTGGCAGTGTTGGCTCTCTGTCAGTCAACAAGCACCGGGGACTGAGCCTCACGGAGACAGAGCTGGAGGAGCTGCGGGCTCAGGTGCTGCAGCTGGTGGCAGAACTGGAGGAGACCCGGGAACTGGCAGGGCAGCATGAGGACGACTCCCTGGAGCTACAGG GGCTCCTGGAGGATGAACGGCTAGCCAGcgcccagcaggcagaggtgtTCACCAAGCAGATTCAGCAGCTCCAAG GTGAGCTGCGTTCTCTGCGTGAGGAGATTTCCCTGTTAGAGCATGAGAAAGAAAGCGAACTTAAGGAAATAGAACGGGAATTGCATTTGGCCCAGGCTGAGATCCAGAGTCTGCGGCAAGCAGCAGAGGATTCTGCAACTGAACATGAGAGTGACATAGCGTCCCTGCAGGAGGATCTCTGCAGGATGCAGAATGAACTTGAAGACATGGAACGCATTCGGGGAGATTACGAGATGGAGATTGCCTCCCTCCGTGcagaaatggaaatgaagagCTCTGAACCATCCAGTAGTTTAGGTCTCTCAGATTACTCTGGGTTGCAAG AAGAACTGCAGGAGCTGCGGGAACGCTACCATTTCCTGAATGAGGAATACCGGGCCCTGCAGGAGAGCAACAGCAGCCTCACTGGGCAGCTTGCAGATCTGGAGAGTGAGAG GACACAGAGAGCAACAGAGAGATGGCTGGAGTCCCAAACACTAAGTATGACGTCGGCAGAGTCTCAGACTTCGGAAATGGATTTCTTAGAGCCTGATCCTGAAATGCAGCTGTTACGGCAGCAGCTACGGGATGCTGAAGAGCAGATGCATGGCATGAAGAACAAG TGTCAGGAATTGTGTTGTGAGTTGGAAGAGCTACAGCATCATCGCCAGGTCAGTGAGGAGGAGCAGAGGCGGCTGCAGAGGGAGCTCAAGTGTGCTCAGAATGAGGTGCTTCGGTTTCAGACCTCCCACAGTGTCACTCAG AATGAGGAGCTGAAGTCCAGACTCTGTACCCTGCAGAAAAAATATGATACTAGCCAGGATGAGCAGAACGAGCTCTTGAAGATGCAGCTGCAACTTCAGGCTGAGCTCCGGCAGCTCAAAGTCATGAAATCCACACTTGTAGAAAAGCAGAGTGAGAAG GAGTTACTGTGCCGGCTGCAGAAGCTGCAGCTCCAGCACCAGAACGTCACATGTGAGAAGGAAAAGCTGCTGGAAcggcagcagcagctgcaggaggAGCTGCAGTGCCATGAGGCGGAGCTGCAGCACCTCAGGGATACGGTGGCCTCCTTCAAAGAGAGCAGTGAGAAG AACACAGAGACGCACGCTCAGCTTCAGGAGATGAAGCAGCTGTACCAGGCCAGCAAGGACGAGCTGGAGCGGCAGAAGCACATGTATGACCAGCTGGAGCAGGACCTCCTGCTCTGCCAGCTGGAGTTGAAAGAGCTCAAGGCCTCCCAGCCCAGTCCGGAGGACAAAGGAAAGTGTGCTAACAAG TGTGACACACTGCTGTCCAGACTGACAGAATTGCAGGAAAAGTACAAGGCCAGCCAGAAGGAGATGGGGCAGCTGCAGATGGAGCAGTGTGAGCTCCTGGAGGACCAGAGGAGGATGCAGGAGGAGCAGGGCCAGCTGCAGGAAGAGCTGCACAGGCTCACACTGCCACTGCCCAAGAGTGGCCTCTTACTCAAG ATCAAAGAACTGCAGACCAAGCTGCGAGAACTGCAGCTGCAATACCAGGCTAGCATGGATGAGCAGGGGCGGCTTCTGGTAGTGCAAGAGCAGCTGGAGGGGCAGCTGCAGTGCTGCCAGGAGGAGCTCCGCCAGCTCAGGGAGAAGAGGCCCTCTGTTGTCAAAGAAGCCCGGGGGAAGAATGCTAATAAGAACATGAACAAGAACGCCAATGGGGTTAAAATGAAAAAGGTGATCAAGCCGTGCTCGGATACTTCTGAGAGTGACTTTGAGACCAGAAAG AGTCTGGAGGTGGTGCTGTACTACAAAGCCAGCCAGAGGAAATTAGATGGACTagcaaaagaggaggaaaagaaagaggagatgaaagaggaaaaaaaggaggaagtgaAAGAGGAAGCAAAGGAGCAGTGTGGGGATGAGCTAGTTGCTGAGCCAGCAGATCCTGGGGAAGCTAAATCCACAGAAGATCAGGAGGAAAATGAAGAGGACAAAGagcaagaggagaaggaagaagacagtgaagaggaggaagatgacATTGACTCTTCCCTTGAAAGTCCTGAAGAAAACAACCCCCTCAGACTTTCCGAGAGTAAAAAG